A window of Vidua macroura isolate BioBank_ID:100142 chromosome 22, ASM2450914v1, whole genome shotgun sequence contains these coding sequences:
- the RNF26 gene encoding E3 ubiquitin-protein ligase RNF26 encodes MDVLFALLRGLRLLLDLLLLVLDLNFFLVSSLVSALLWLLAAASSLPAAAAAAAVACWDALVLVRGCCGAMEGMRAAGHLASHLASHLALRGRELAQRGLGAVLGCGQALGRQLCEALAIGTSLLMYLVNSLVNVCLIGTQNLFTLLAALWDSLAGPVVRVAELLAAFLAHVSSGAIAVSILLWSPCQMAFELLCSATELFISVFFVNVYGLGLLLLIVVVSAFAFNPGLLWTLTGYLLGYFHTLPSFRRLQRDVWRLYQVAVLTLGVAMTSQPWRRLVDWIQQVTNWSQGGRMANQGSDQRRAVGAPRAPAADRVTLGQLLAELEEQLDAEQGPQPRPALSRAGAGQRPQTPREEPGTSWWKAPRKQRLNATAGSAEGAPDNDPWVLLKEQEERKKCVICQDQTKTVLLLPCRHLCLCQECTEVLLQQDIYQRNCPLCRQVILQTLNVYL; translated from the coding sequence ATGGACGTGCTGTTCGCGCTGCTCCGCGGGCTGCGCCTGCTGCTcgacctgctgctgctggtgctcgACCTCAACTTCTTCCTGGTGTCCTCGCTGGTGTCCgcgctgctgtggctgctggccGCGGCCTCCAGCCTgcccgcggccgcggccgccgcggcgGTGGCGTGCTGGGATGCGCTGGTGCTGGTGCGCGGGTGCTGCGGGGCCATGGAGGGCATGCGGGCGGCCGGGCACCTGGCGTCGCACCTGGCGTCGCACCTGGCGCTGCGGGGCCGGGAGCTGGCGCAGCGCGGGCTGGGCGCCGTGCTGGGCTGCGGGCAGGCGCTGGGCCGGCAGCTGTGCGAGGCGCTGGCCATCGGCACCAGCCTGCTGATGTACCTGGTCAACAGCCTGGTCAACGTGTGTCTCATCGGCACGCAGAACCTCTTCACGCTGCTCGCCGCCCTCTGGGACTCGCTGGCCGGGCCCGTCGTTCGGGTGGCCGAGCTGCTGGCCGCGTTCCTGGCGCACGTGTCCAGCGGCGCCATCGCCGTGTCCATCCTGCTGTGGTCGCCCTGCCAGATGGCCTTCGAGCTGCTCTGCTCCGCCACCGAGCTCTTCATCAGCGTCTTCTTCGTCAACGTGTACGGCCTGGGCTTGCTCCTGCTCATCGTGGTGGTCAGCGCCTTCGCGTTCAACCCCGGGCTGCTGTGGACGCTGACGGGCTACCTGCTGGGCTACTTCCACACGCTGCCCTCCTTCCGCCGCCTGCAGCGCGACGTCTGGCGGCTCTACCAGGTGGCCGTGCTGACCCTGGGAGTGGCCATGACCTCCCAGCCCTGGCGCAGGCTGGTGGACTGGATCCAGCAGGTGACCAACTGGAGCCAGGGCGGCAGGATGGCCAACCAGGGGAGCGACCAGCGACGGGCCGTGGGTGCCCCCAGAGCCCCGGCTGCCGACAGGGTGACCCTGGGCCAGCTGCTGGccgagctggaggagcagctggatgcAGAGCAGGGGCCACAGCCACGTCCTGCTCTGAgccgtgctggggctgggcagcgtCCCCAGACACCCAGAGAGGAGCCGGGCACGTCCTGGTGGAAAGCCCCGAGGAAGCAGCGGCTGAACGCGACGGCCGGGAGCGCTGAGGGAGCCCCCGACAACgacccctgggtgctgctgaaAGAGCAAGAGGAGCGTAAGAAATGTGTCATCTGCCAGGACCAGACCAAGAcggtcctgctgctgccctgcaggcacctgtgcctgtgccaggagTGCACAGaggtgctcctgcagcaggacatcTACCAGCGCAACTGCCCCCTGTGCCGCCAGGTGATCCTGCAGACCCTCAACGTGTACCTGTGA
- the C1QTNF5 gene encoding complement C1q tumor necrosis factor-related protein 5, whose protein sequence is MKQLFLLFLLGLITRSLQIEDNKIPGLCSGQPGIPGTPGLHGGQGLPGRDGRDGRDGAMGMPGEKGEMGPPGVPGPRGEVGSPGADGLHGEKGAQGECAVAPRSAFSAKRSESRSPPLADQPILFDVVLINEQGHYDPATGKFTCEVPGLYYFAVHATVYRTSLQFDIMKNGHSIASFFQYYGNWPKPTSLSGGTLVRLEPEDEVWVQVGVGDYIGFYASVKTDSTFTGFLVYSYWQNSAVFA, encoded by the exons ATGAagcagctcttcctcctcttcctcctcggGCTCATCACCAGGTCCTTGCAGATCGAAGACAACAAGatccctgggctgtgctcagggcaGCCGGGCATCCCGGGGACCCCGGGCCTGCACGGGGGCCAGGGTTTGCCAGGCAGAGACGGACGGGATGGCCGGGATGGAGCCATGGGGATGCCAGGGGAGAAGGGCGAGATGGGGCCCCCTG gagtGCCCGGTCCCCGCGGGGAGGTGGGCAGCCCCGGCGCGGACGGGCTGCACGGTGAGAAGGGGGCTCAGGGCGAGTGCGCCGTGGCTCCTCGCTCCGCCTTCAGCGCCAAGCGCTCCGAGTCCCGCAGCCCTCCCCTGGCCGACCAGCCCATCCTCTTCGACGTGGTGCTCATCAACGAGCAGGGCCACTACGACCCGGCCACGGGCAAGTTCACCTGCGAGGTGCCCGGCCTGTACTACTTCGCCGTGCACGCCACCGTGTACCGCACCAGCCTGCAGTTCGACATCATGAAGAACGGCCACTCCATCGCCTCCTTCTTCCAGTACTACGGCAACTGGCCCAAGCCCACCTCGCTCTCGGGGGGCACCCTGGTCCGCCTGGAGCCCGAGGACGAGGTGTGGGTGCAGGTGGGCGTGGGGGACTACATCGGCTTCTACGCCAGCGTCAAGACGGACAGCACCTTCACCGGCTTCCTCGTCTACTCCTACTGGCAAAACTCCGCCGTGTTCGCCTGA
- the THY1 gene encoding thy-1 membrane glycoprotein, which produces MNPTVGIAVILTVLQAAHCQMIKDLSACLLGQNLRVDCRYENKTDNPLTYEFSITKDNRKHIIQSTIRVSENIYRSRSNVTMHKNLVCLHLQSFTTSDEGIYMCELKATNDYTGNQIKNITVIKDKLEKCAGFSLLIQNTSWLLLLLLSLPLLQAVDFVSL; this is translated from the exons ATGAACCCCACCGTGGGCATCGCTGTCATCCTGACAG tcCTCCAGGCCGCCCACTGCCAGATGATCAAGGACCTGAGTGCCTGCCTGCTGGGCCAGAACCTGCGCGTGGACTGTCGCTATGAGAACAAAACCGACAACCCCCTGACCTACGAGTTCAGCATCACCAAGGACAACAGGAAGCACATCATCCAGAGCACCATCAGAGTCTCCGAGAACATCTACCGGAGCCGATCCAACGTCACCATGCACAAGAACCTGGTGTGCCTCCACCTGCAGAGCTTCACCACCAGCGATGAGGGCATCTACATGTGCGAGCTGAAGGCCACCAATGACTACACTGGCAACCAGATAAAGAACATCACTGTTATCAAAG ACAAACTGGAGAAATGCGCCGGCTTCAGCCTCTTGATCCAGAACACCTcgtggctcctgctgctgctcctttccctgcctctcctgcaaGCCGTGGACTTCGTGTCCCTGTGA
- the MFRP gene encoding membrane frizzled-related protein translates to MKDFTEITLCPEALDGSKTEFCNPVFEGEEPRAAPSAEHPPDKDGTGPAPRRDGLGQQLWAQVGWRYRADCKFTWLCVALMSTILLFLIALLLGIIIHQLTSPHPSSAPATALPARGTATTATAPIRRDPPAPKTAATPTGSWLPTARTAAPACGGTLRGPEGSFSSPNYPGPYPPNALCIWHIEVGAGLAIQLRMATFSVEGTASCLFDRLELYEEQGTGGTAPAPARGSPTRFCGNVPPPTFNTDSNRLRVTFVSDSSVGAQGFSARYRAVAPAEKSCAWDEHLCDQGLCLQLGFVCDGFHDCRDKSDEANCSLKHKECGGPLTALEGHLSTPNHPQPYPHQQLCLWQISVPLGHVIDLHFHNFSLESHEDCSFDFVEVHDSAGTGTASLMGRFCGHQLPPTLTSSRHVMTVLFVADEGVADDGFFATYQARNATEKTCSPTEFSCGNGECRALESVCDGWHDCPDGTDELNCTGVSYPAFGSVCEPVEVEMCLGLGYNATSFPNIWLAIPDQEGAAEVLQDYQTLMELACYQHLRLLICSLFVPKCTPDGGVLQPCRAVCLAAELRCQQSLGLLGILWPINCNILPDSNDPVECFQP, encoded by the exons ATGAAAGACTTCACCGAAATCACGCTTTGCCCCGAGGCTCTGGACGGCAGCAAG ACCGAGTTCTGCAACCCCGTTTTTGAGGGCGAGGAGCCCCGGGCGGCACCGAGCGCGGAGCACCCGCCAGACAAGGATGGGACCGGCCCCGCACCACGCCGGGACGGCCTCG gccagcagctctgggcgCAGGTGGGCTGGAGGTACCGCGCCGACTGCAAGTTCACCTGGCTCTGCGTGGCTCTGATGAGCACCATCCTGCTCTTCCTCATCGCCCTCCTGCTCGGCATCATCATCCACC agctgacGTCCCCACATCCATCCAGCGCCCCAGCCACGGCCCTGCCCGCCCGCGGCACTGCCACCACCGCCACTGCACCCATCCGAAGGGACCCCCCGGCCCCCAAAACAGCTGCCACCCCAACCGGGAGCTGGCTGCCCACGGCCCGCACAGCAGCACCGG CCTGCGGAGGGACCCTGCGGGGCCCCGAGGGCTCCTTCAGCTCCCCCAACTACCCCGGCCCCTACCCCCCCAACGCCCTCTGCATCTGGCACATCGAGGTGGGCGCCGGCCTCGCCATCCAGCTGAGGATGGCGACGTTCAGCGTGGAGGGCACGGCCTCCTGCCTCTTCGACCGCCTGGAGCTCTACGAAGAGCAGGGCACCggtggcacagcccctgccccagctcggGGGAGCCCGACCAG GTTTTGTGGCAACGTGCCCCCCCCGACCTTCAACACCGACTCGAACCGCCTGCGGGTCACCTTCGTGTCCGACAGCAGCGTGGGCGCCCAGGGCTTCAGCGCCCGCTACCGCGCCGTGGCGCCTGCCGAGA AGAGCTGCGCCTGGGACGAGCACTTGTGTGACCAGGggctctgcctccagctgggCTTCGTGTGCGACGGCTTCCACGACTGCAGGGACAAGAGCGACGAGGCCAACTGCAGCCTGAAACACAAAG AATGTGGGGGGCCGCTGACCGCCTTGGAGGGGCACTTGTCCACCCCGAACCACCCGCAGCCATACCCGCACCAGCAG CTGTGCCTCTGGCAGATCTCGGTGCCCCTGGGCCACGTCATCGACCTGCACTTCCACAACTTCAGCCTGGAGTCGCACGAGGACTGCAGCTTCGACTTCGTGGAGGTGCACGACAGCGCGGGCACGGGGACCGCCAGCCTCATGGGCAG GTTCTGTGGCCACCAGCTGCCGCCCACCCTGACCTCCTCGCGGCACGTCATGACTGTCCTCTTCGTGGCAGACGAGGGAGTTGCAGATGATGGGTTCTTTGCCACCTACCAAGCCCGCAATGCCACAGAGA AGACCTGCAGCCCCACGGAGTTTTCCTGTGGGAATGGCGAGTGCCGGGCGCTGGAGTCTGTGTGTGACGGCTGGCACGACTGCCCCGACGGCACTGACGAGCTGAACTGCACCGGGGTGTCCTACCCGGCCTTCG GGTCTGTCTGCGAGCCCGTGGAAGTGGAGatgtgcctggggctgggctaCAACGCCACCTCCTTCCCCAACATCTGGCTGGCCATCCCGGACCAGGAGGGGGCCGCCGAGGTGCTGCAGGACTACCAG ACGCTGATGGAGCTGGCGTGCTACCAGCACCTCCGCCTGCTCATCTGCAGCCTCTTCGTGCCCAAGTGCACCCCGGACGGGGgcgtgctgcagccctgccggGCCGTGTGCCTGGCGGCCGAGCTGCGCTGCCAGCAGTCCCTCGGCCTCCTCGGCATCCTCTGGCCCATCAACTGCAACATCCTGCCCGACTCCAACGACCCCGTAGAGTGCTTCCAGCCCTGA
- the USP2 gene encoding ubiquitin carboxyl-terminal hydrolase 2 isoform X1, whose protein sequence is MSQLSSTLKRYVDSSRYAESTYSKVPSGYSSYSSYGSSLSTAYADSDKIGFKASYLPSPRYHHAGGLSPTGGYDSGRLYPDPSIRLSPSYIRTQPRPPGAGLSAGACYTFTGAPGSPTGYLPSAAPLSRHKSISHSDLAREFSGLHTSDSAYLPAAGALSTRGRPELGNLQGLYQAATHSDYVRGYLESYGRKSHPGSLSTGHLSPSQATLPPSGTRCASQPCERSDERCDVATQDPTSSKAVQGLTGLRNLGNTCFMNSILQCLSNTKELRDYCLQNQYLRDLNNNSRMRTALMSEFAKLIQLLWTSSPNESVSPSEFKTQIQRYAPRFVGYNQQDAQEFLRFLLDGLHSEVNRVLVRPRASTDTLDHLPDDEKSRQMWRRYQEREDSRISDLFVGQLKSSLTCSECGYCSTAFDPFWDLSLPIPKKGYGEVTLMDCLRLFTKEDVLDGDEKPTCCRCKARTRCTKKFSIQKFPKILVLHLKRFSEARIRSSKLTTFVNFPLKDLDLREFASQSCNHAVYNLYAVSNHSGTTMGGHYTAYCKSPVSSEWHSFNDSRVTPMSSSHVRSSDAYLLFYELASPSSRM, encoded by the exons atgTCCCAGCTCTCCTCCACCCTGAAGCGATACGTGGACTCCTCCCGCTACGCCGAGAGCACCTACAGCAAAGTGCCCAGCGGCTACAGCTCCTACAGCTCCTATGGATCCTCCCTGTCCACCGCCTACGCAGACAGCGACAAAATCGGCTTCAAAGCCAGCTACCTGCCCTCCCCCCGCTACCACCACGCTGGGGGGCTGTCCCCCACCGGTGGCTATGACAGCGGCCGGCTGTACCCCGACCCCAGCATCCGCCTGAGCCCCTCGTACATCCGCACGCAGCCGCGGCCGCCCGGCGCCGGGCTCAGCGCGGGTGCCTGCTACACCTTCACCGGCGCCCCCGGCAGCCCCACGGGCTACCTGCCCTCCGCAGCGCCCCTCAGCCGCCACAAATCCATCAGCCACTCGGACCTGGCGCGGGAGTTCTCGGGGCTGCACACCTCAGACAGCGCCTACCTGCCCGCGGCCGGCGCGCTCAGCACCCGCGGCCGGCCGGAGCTCGGCAACCTGCAGGGCCTCTACCAGGCTGCCACTCACTCCGACTATGTCCGTGGCTACCTGGAGAGCTACGGGAGGAAAAGCCACCCCGGCAGTCTCTCCACCGGCCACCTCAGCCCCTCTCAGGCCACCCTGCCACCGTCGGGCACCCGCTGTGCCAGCCAGCCCTGCGAGAGGAGCGATGAGCGCTGCGACGTGGCCACCCAGGACCCCACG agctccaaGGCTGTGCAGGGGCTGACCGGCCTGCGGAACCTCGGCAACACG TGCTTCATGAACTCCATCCTGCAGTGCCTGAGCAACACCAAGGAGCTGCGGGATTACTGCCTGCAGAACCAGTACCTGCGGGACCTCAACAACAACAGCCGCATGCGCACGGCGCTCATGTCAG agTTTGCAAAGCTGATTCAGCTGCTCTGGACCTCGTCCCCCAACGAGAGTGTGAGCCCGTCCGAGTTCAAGACGCAGATCCAGAGATACGCCCCACGCTTCGTCGGCTACAA CCAGCAGGATGCTCAGGAGTTCCTGCGGTTCCTGCTGGACGGGCTGCACAGCGAGGTGAACCGTGTGCTGGTGCGGCCCCGGGCCAGCACCGACACCCTGGATCACCTCCC TGACGACGAGAAGAGCCGGCAGATGTGGAGGAGGTACCAGGAGAGGGAGGACAGCCGCATCAGcg ACCTCTTCGTTGGGCAGCTGAAGagctctctgacctgcagcgAGTGTGGCTACTGCTCCACAGCCTTCGACCCCTTCTGGgacctgtccctgcccatccccaaG AAAGGCTACGGGGAGGTGACGCTCATGGATTGCCTCCGGCTCTTCACCAAAGAGGACGTGCTGGATGGGGACGAGAAACCG ACGTGTTGTCGCTGCAAAGCCAGGACAAGGTGcacaaaaaaattcagcatCCAGAAGTTCCCCAAGATCCTGGTGCTTC ACCTGAAGCGCTTCTCCGAGGCCAGGATACGAAGCAGCAAACTCACCACCTTCGTCAACTTCCCGCTGAAGGACCTGGACCTCCGGGAATTCGCCTCGCAGAGCTGCA ACCACGCCGTTTACAACCTCTACGCCGTCTCCAACCACTCGGGCACCACCATGGGGGGACACTACACAGCCTACTGCAAGAGCCCTGTGTCCAGCGAGTGGCACAGCTTCAACGACTCCCG cGTCACCCCCATGTCCTCGAGCCACGTGCGCAGCAGCGATGCCTACCTGCTCTTCTACGAGCTGGCCAGCCCGTCCTCCCGCATGtag
- the USP2 gene encoding ubiquitin carboxyl-terminal hydrolase 2 isoform X2, with the protein MRDSYTVTLPEEPPALPDLHKDLRPRSSMPGSLLVSTFVGLVLNKTKSSKAVQGLTGLRNLGNTCFMNSILQCLSNTKELRDYCLQNQYLRDLNNNSRMRTALMSEFAKLIQLLWTSSPNESVSPSEFKTQIQRYAPRFVGYNQQDAQEFLRFLLDGLHSEVNRVLVRPRASTDTLDHLPDDEKSRQMWRRYQEREDSRISDLFVGQLKSSLTCSECGYCSTAFDPFWDLSLPIPKKGYGEVTLMDCLRLFTKEDVLDGDEKPTCCRCKARTRCTKKFSIQKFPKILVLHLKRFSEARIRSSKLTTFVNFPLKDLDLREFASQSCNHAVYNLYAVSNHSGTTMGGHYTAYCKSPVSSEWHSFNDSRVTPMSSSHVRSSDAYLLFYELASPSSRM; encoded by the exons ATGAGGGACTCCTACACGGTGACGCTGCCCGAGGAGCCCCCCGCGCTCCCCGACCTTCACAAGGACCTGCGGCCCCGCAGCTCCATGCCAGGGTCCCTGCTGGTCTCCACCTTCGTCGGGCTCGTCCTCAACAAGACCAAG agctccaaGGCTGTGCAGGGGCTGACCGGCCTGCGGAACCTCGGCAACACG TGCTTCATGAACTCCATCCTGCAGTGCCTGAGCAACACCAAGGAGCTGCGGGATTACTGCCTGCAGAACCAGTACCTGCGGGACCTCAACAACAACAGCCGCATGCGCACGGCGCTCATGTCAG agTTTGCAAAGCTGATTCAGCTGCTCTGGACCTCGTCCCCCAACGAGAGTGTGAGCCCGTCCGAGTTCAAGACGCAGATCCAGAGATACGCCCCACGCTTCGTCGGCTACAA CCAGCAGGATGCTCAGGAGTTCCTGCGGTTCCTGCTGGACGGGCTGCACAGCGAGGTGAACCGTGTGCTGGTGCGGCCCCGGGCCAGCACCGACACCCTGGATCACCTCCC TGACGACGAGAAGAGCCGGCAGATGTGGAGGAGGTACCAGGAGAGGGAGGACAGCCGCATCAGcg ACCTCTTCGTTGGGCAGCTGAAGagctctctgacctgcagcgAGTGTGGCTACTGCTCCACAGCCTTCGACCCCTTCTGGgacctgtccctgcccatccccaaG AAAGGCTACGGGGAGGTGACGCTCATGGATTGCCTCCGGCTCTTCACCAAAGAGGACGTGCTGGATGGGGACGAGAAACCG ACGTGTTGTCGCTGCAAAGCCAGGACAAGGTGcacaaaaaaattcagcatCCAGAAGTTCCCCAAGATCCTGGTGCTTC ACCTGAAGCGCTTCTCCGAGGCCAGGATACGAAGCAGCAAACTCACCACCTTCGTCAACTTCCCGCTGAAGGACCTGGACCTCCGGGAATTCGCCTCGCAGAGCTGCA ACCACGCCGTTTACAACCTCTACGCCGTCTCCAACCACTCGGGCACCACCATGGGGGGACACTACACAGCCTACTGCAAGAGCCCTGTGTCCAGCGAGTGGCACAGCTTCAACGACTCCCG cGTCACCCCCATGTCCTCGAGCCACGTGCGCAGCAGCGATGCCTACCTGCTCTTCTACGAGCTGGCCAGCCCGTCCTCCCGCATGtag